In the Treponema maltophilum ATCC 51939 genome, ATCGAAGCGGCGCTGATATTGATTTTCAACCTGCGCCCACTGTCCCTTTACGCCTTCTTCCATTGTAACGAACGAATTATATGTTCCCGTATAAAAATTACATGCTCCGGCGACAATCAGCACGATAATGCCGATAACGACAAGCACGGTCAGCGTCGATTTTTTCATGATTCCTCCTACTTGATTAACAAAGGCTTCGGCCTATATATTTATCGTACCTTTTTTTTACTCTATTGTCAAACGGAGAAACGATGCGCTTTATATCGCTTACCGAATTTTCCGGAGCACTTTCGAACCGCCTGCATATTTCGGGCAGAACCGGATGCTCGCCGGACGGGTCACCCTTTTTAAACCCGCTCACGCTGTTTTGGACGGCAAGCGGCATCGAATGCGCGGTAACCGAGGCCGAATTATATGCCGACATCGAATGCGATTACAAATACTACCGGCCGTGGATAAGCGTATGGATAAACGGAAAACGCACGGCGCGCTTTGCACCCGAAAAAGGAAGGTCGCGCATTTGCCTTGTACGCTCTCCGGCGCCCTTAACACGCATACAAATTTTAAAAGAATCGCAGGCTATGGCAGGCGACAGCGCGCACCGTTTTTGCATTCACGGCTTTTGTACAAACAGCGAAAAATCCATTCCGGATATTTTTATGCCTCTTGAGCCTAAAAAATATCTTTTTGAATGTATCGGCGACAGCCTTACCTGCGGCGAAGGCTTGGAAGACCCCGTGCCGGGAAAAGAATGGAATCCTGCATGGCAGGGAACGCGCAATCACTTCGCCATGATTCTTTCGCAGCGGTTTAATGCGGATATTTCGATTATCGCGCAAAGCGGCTGGGGTCTTTTGTGCGGTTGGAACAACGACCCGCACTGCACTATCCCGCCGCTGTACCGGTTTGTGTGTTCTTTGGCAAAGGGCGCCGCAAACCGCAAAGCCGGCGCATCCCAAGCGTGGGATTTTTCGCGGCGGAAAACGGACGCGGTTATTATAAACCTGGGCTCAAACGACGAGTATGCGTTCCGCGCCGCTCCTTGGGAAGATCCCGCTTCGGGAAAAACATACAAATTACACGGCGATGCCGATTATGCGCGCTTAAAGGCGGCGGCAAAAAACTTTATCGGCGAAATCCGCCGGCACAATCCGCAAGCGCTGATTATCTGGTGCTACGGAATGTTTTTAACCGGCTGCATGGATTTGTTCCGCAGCGCCGTAGAAGAGTTCCGAGCGGAAAACGCCGACGATAAAGTCCGCTTTATAGAGCTTTCTCCGATGGACGATACAACGGCGGGAGCTCAAAAGCACCCCGGCCCCCTCTGTCACAAAGAAGCCGCCGATTTACTCACAGCCGTTTTACTAAAAAAAGGTTTTAAACAAACTCCGAAAATCGGCGCGCCTTTATTTTAATAGTTTTTGCAGTACCGGTTAGGCCGAAAACAAGCCGCTGTTTTTTAAATCGCCCGCATACGGAACAACGATATCGGCTTTTTCTTCGAGCAGTTTTTCGCGATTCCCCAAACCTTCCGTTACGGCGCAGGTTATACAGCCGAAAGCCCGCCCCGCTTGAATGTCCGACGCCGAATCGCCGACCATTACAATCCGGCTTCGCTCCAAGCACACGCCGCGTTTTTTTTCGATGTCGCTTACCGCAAGCGCCAAGCCTTCCGGATCGGGCTTTATTTTGCTCAGCCGTTCCGGGCCGATGACGGCGTCGAAAAAGCCGCCGATTTTAAAATGCGCCAAAATTGTCTGCGCGACGCTCAGCGGTTTGTTCGAAACGACGGCGGCGTACACGGATTTTTCTTTCAGCGTTTCCAAAAGCTCATACATCCCCGGATACAGCACCGTTTTGTTTACCGGATTTTTTCGGTACCAGTCCACATACCACTCGAACAATTCCTGAAAATTTTTCATGTTCGCCGCATCCGCGTTTTGATATTCAAGCGCGCGGATTAAAAGTTTTTTCGCTCCGTCCCCGACAAAACTTACGAGTACGTCTTCCGGAAGCGTTTTATAGCCGAACGCTTCGAGCGCGGCATTGACCGATAAAGCGATATCCGCTCCCGAATTTATAATGACGCCGTCCAAATCGAATAAAACAGCCTGTACTTTCATAGTCATCTCCCGCAAGCCTTATTCCGGTTTGCTTTTATTTTGTTCTGCCGAGTACGGAACTCCGTATGCGCTTTACCGAACGCGCTTGCGCAACGGAGATTTTTTGACTCTCGGTGCCGTTTTTTACATCATCGCATTGCAGCACGAGGACGGCGTCTCCCGCAGACTTTTCTATTTTGACGGGAAAGCCCGTTACGACGCGGCCCGCGGAACCGATTTCTACAAGGTCGGAAAAGGCGATGGCGCTTTCGAGCACGTGTATCTTTCCCAAAAAATCCATTCCGAACGCTTCGGTTTTTTCCAGCCGAACGGAATCGGAGCGCAGCTGAGCGGAATGCACTATCGTTTTCCGCCGTATGCGGAGCAAAAGCTCTTCTTTTTGCTCTTTCGGCAAATTCATTTTTTCCAATTCCGTTTCCATTTGCCGAAGATGTTTTTCACAAAATTCATCGTTTTTCATCGAATCGGCATTCGTACTTTTTTTTGCAAAAAGAACATCAAGCCCGTCCGTGCCGCCGGAAAAGCGTGCCGCTGTATCAAGCCGCTCAAAAGGAAGCGGCTCTATTCCGCTTTCGGGATTTTTCAATCTGCCGATAAATTCCAAACCGCTTTTTTTTATCATTTCGAAGGCTTCATCGTCGTTCAAAAAATCGAGTAAATACACACCCGGCGAAAACGTCGTGCGTATATGCGGCGCAATGTACGGATTGTTTTCGACCAGTACGCGTTTGTCGTCCGTAACCTGCAGCACGTAGCCTTTAAAAAGGCTCCCCGAAGAATACAGGCCGTACCAATCCCGCAGCGAAAACAGCAGGTTTTGCGGAAGCTTGTGCGAAGCGGTTTTTTTCAAAAGCGATTCTATACCCTCGGGTTTTGCGCCGCCGGCAAAGGCGCGAAGGCAGGCGGTTTTTGTTATGCGGAAAGACGCAACGGCGGTACAGCTTTCAAGTTCCGAGCAGGACGCCAAATCGATAAAAACGGAAAGCGGAAGGTCTTTAAGCACGGTTATCGAAAATCCCGCATTTATGCTGACCGAATTGTCAAGCTGTTCCGAGCCTGTTCCATCGCTGCCGCGCAAAGAAGAAGGGGCATACAGTTCGGAGTTTACCGTAAATACTTCAAACGCTTCGTCCCGATTTTTTCCCGTCCGCTTCTTTTCCGCCGCCGAACCTTGCAACAAGCCGAATAAAATAAGCGCATCGGCAAGGGTTTCGGGTTTTAAAGTTTCGCCGGTTTCCGAAATATCCGCGGCTGTTCCCGTAAAACTTTCGCGCAAAAGCCGCCTGAAGCGGTTTTCTTTTTGCGGGAACTCGCCCTGCCGCTCTTTGAGCAAAAACAGCAAGCCCTGCGCATTCCGCCGGGAAAGCCCGTCCCGCGGCATAAGCAATAAAAAATCCCGTACAAGGACGGCGGTTTTTTGAAGCTCGTCGCGCGGAACATCGTACGGCGCGCTGCTGCAATCCGCAAGACAAAAAGCGGCGGCAATATAGGAAGCGCGGTTTAAAGGCGGAAGCAAAGCAAAGCTTTTCCATTTTGCAAAATCGGGCTCAAAAAGCGTTTCCCGGCCAAATTCTTTTTTTCGGAACAACGACAAATTGAGCAGCGCTTTGTGCATTTTTTGCAAAAAATCGGCCGAAATTTCAGGGAATCGAAGACCGACAAACTCGTGCGTCTTTTTTTTAAAACTTCTGTCCGAACGGCAGCAATCGGGATTTTCGGCGGTAAAAGCAAACCACGACGCCAAAAGCCGCGCCGATAAAAAATGCCGTTTGCATACCGCCGGCACGTCCGACCCTTCCGCCCGACAGAAAGCTTCCGGGTCGGCGGACACTTGGCACACGGGATGCGCTTGCGGAAAAAGCAAATCGGTGTTTATAAGCGGTTGGATGTCGCTCAACAGCAGCGGATTTACGTCAAAATATTCTTTTGCATTTTCCGCATCTTTGCGCCGGAATAAAATCAGCCGTTCTTCAAGGTTCAAAAAAACATTGTGCAAAAAAGCAAACGAAAAGGTCGGCGAAAAAAAGGCGGCGGCTTTTTCTTTTGTGCAAAACGGAATGTATAAAACCGCGGCAATAATCATAAGTTCTTCGCGCGAAAGCAGTTTTATAAGAACGCGCCTGTTTTCTTCTTTGTGCAAAAAAGAAGTAAGCGCTTCTATGAGCTTTTGCTTGTTGTACGGCGTTTTTATTTCGCCCAAATAAAGACGCATGAGGCCGAAAAAGCCCGGTTCGTCCATTGCGGTAAGGGATTCCCGCCAAGGCGCTATATCGTACGGCAAAAGCGCTTTCACTGCATGCCTCCCCCGACGGCACGTGCAGCGTCCGCCGTACCGGCCGCCGCTTCACCGATGCATTCTTCGATTGTGCGCACCAGACGATAAGAATAGCCTTGTTCGGCAAGAAATTTTTGCCGGTTTGCGCCGAAGTCTTCTTCCTGCGTTCCGGCCGAAATCAGCGTTATAAAGCGGGCCGTACGGGTTTTCGGCCGCAAAATCCGACCGAGCCGCTGCGCTTCTTCCTGCCTGCTTCCGAAGGTTCCCGACACTTGAATCGCCATGGACGCATCCGGCAAATCGATTGCGAAATTCGCAACCTTGGATACAACCAAGACACGTTCTTTTCCTTTGCGGAAAGCATCGTACACGGCATCGCGTTCGCGCACCGGCGTTTTTCCCGTAATAAGCGGCACTTTCAGCACGTCGGCGATTTTAAACAGCTGGTCCAAATATTGGCCGATGATGAGGATTTTATCTTCGGAAAAGCGCCGGACCAGTTCGCACACGATAGGAATTTTTACCGGATTTTCGCCGGCAATGCGGTGTTTTTGACGCAGCGCGGCAACCGCATAATCGAGTTCTTTGCCTTTATCCATGTCCACGCGGAATTCTATACATTCGGCGCCGGCAATCCATCCCGCGCTTTCAAGCTCCTTCCACGGAACGTCGTAGCGTTTCGGCCCGACCAAAGAAAATACCAAGCCTTCGCATCCGTCTTCGCGCACGAGGGTTGCGGTTAAGCCGACCCGGCGTACGGCTTGAAGTTCGGCCGTTACACGAAATACGGGAGCCGGCAAGAGGTGCACTTCGTCGTAAATAATGAGCCCCCAACTGCGTTCGCGGAAGAGTTTAAAATGCGGATAGGCGCCTTCTTTTTTCGGGCGCCACGTTAAAACCTGATATGTCGCAACGGTTACCGGCTTGATTTCTTTGTTTTCTCCGGAATATTCGCCGATTTGATCCGGACTTAAATCAGTTTTATCTAACAGTTCGCTTATCCATTGATGAACGGAAGAAATGTTCGCCGTAACGATGAGCGTACTTGTTTGCAGTTTTTCCATAAGCAGCATGCCGACAATCGTTTTTCCCGATCCGCAGGGCAGCACGATTGTACCGAATCCCGTTCCCGGTCCGCCGTTCCCCCAAAAGGAAGCGGCCGCTTCTTTTTGGTATTCTCTGAATGTAAAATCTTTTCCCGATAAGGTGCGTTCCCGCAGCGAAAAAGAAAGCCCTTCTCCTTCGCGGAGCGGCACCTCGTCTTTTACGGGCCAGCCGGTTTTTAAAAGTTCTTCTTTTATCGTTCCCCTGTCGGTAAGCAAAAGCTTAAAGGCGAACACGGGCGGCCGGCCGCCTGTCGTCTTTTCGGAGTTTTCGGTTTTCGCGGTGGCACAAGCGTCGGACAGGGGTTGCAGATATTTTAACAGTTTTTTATTTGCTTCCAGTTCGCGGTATACGGCAAGCGATTGCGTTTCCAAAATCAGGGTATCTTCGCCTTCCGAACCGGAAAGCGGATCGGGAAGAAGCCGCAGTTTGCCGAATCGGGAAGCGGTTTCGCGGATCCAAACGATAATCGGCTGCGGAACGTCGAAACGCGAATAGGTTTTTAAAACGTCGACGGCATAGTCGGGAGAAAAACCGGCGCTTGCGGCATTCCACAAAGAAAGGGGCGTGAGGCGATAGGTATGCAGATGTTCCGGCGAGCGCTCCAATTCCGCAAAGGGAATTAAAGCGCGGCGGCATTCGTTCGCCAAGGGTGCGTGAATATCCAAAAGCAGGGTTTTGTCGCCCTGTACGATAAGAGGATTGGAATTCTGCATAACAGTCTATTTTAATCGGTTAAACTGAATTCTTCAAGACGCCCCAGCTGTTTTATTTTATCGGTAAGCGAAAAAATATCCAAAGACGGCGGAACGCGCACGGAAAACGAAATGCTCAAGTGTTTTTGTCCCAAAATGCGCGTTACGTCGGTAGTCATAATAATCAAGCCGTTCGCGTGAATAAGCTTGCTTAAAGCGTCAAGGTCGACCCGTTTGTTTTCGAATACCAAATTCAAGTGTTTGGCGCGTTCGGCAGGGAAATATTTTTCTTCAACCTTTTCAAGAAAAATCAGGGCAAAGACATACAAAAACAGGGCTGTATAGGCGGGAATTACAAAGCCCGCGCCGATCGCCAAGCCCAAAGCGGCCGACGACCAAATTATCGCGGAAGACGTTAAACCTTTAATGTTCAAACCTTGGCGCAAAATCGTACCGGCACCCAAAAAACCTATACCGGACACAACCTGAGCGGCAATACGTGCAGGATCTCCGCGGGCGGGATTTTCGGACAAGCGCGCCGTATACACCGAAAGCAGCATCAACAGCGTTGAAGACACGGAAATTAAAATGAGCGTGCGCATACCGACAAACTGCTGCCGGTGCTTGCGCTCCCAGCCTAAAATGCCTCCGGCAATAAAGCTGAGAAAAATACGCATCAGACACGCGTACCAACCGAGATCCGTCCCGAAAAATAGATCGTGTATTTTAGCCAATGTCATAATTTATTATCGGTTAAAAAGATGCCAACCTACAGAAAATTTTGAACCGGGACGAAGCCAGCGCGCGGCCTGTTTTTTACCGCCGCTTTTAGATGTTTCGGCAGCGGATAGTGCGGAAAAAACAAAGTCCGCCGTTTCGCCGTCGTTTTCCGCCGCAGGGTCTTCTTCGCACAGCAAAAAATCGATACCCGAAGCAAATGCGTCCGACAGAGCCGTTTGTTCGGCAAAGGTTTTAAATGCGGACGCGGCGGCAAGCACAAAGGCCTGCGACGGACTTACGGCTTCTTTCCGCGCGCCGAATTTCGCGTTTTCGGGATAGGGCTTAAAAACAAAGCACAGCGTTCCTCCGCCGAGTTTTGCAAACCGGCCGAGCAGTTCGCGCGTTATGTGCATGTATGAAGCAATCAAATCGTCTATACCGGAAGAAAGCGATTGGCTGTCGCGCAGGTGAATTTTATTTATGTAAGAAAGCGTATCGAATATAAGCAGCGCGTGAGTCAGCTTGGGCAGCGCCGTTTGCGCTTCAAAAACAAAAGAGCGCGCCGACACGGGAGAAGCTTTTTGCCATACAAAACCTTTAACCGGTTCGGCGGGAATTTGAGCGCTTTCGTCGTCGGCAAGCGATGTTATAACGGAAAAACCGTTTGCCGAAGCGGCCTTTACAAATGCACGCGTTTCCGGAAAATCCTTTCCGGCGATTATAATGCCCTTGTCCATAGTAAAAGTATAACAAAGCTTTTCTCTTTTCTCAAGTACGCGTGTTGACTGTCGACGCGTCATAGGGTATTCTTCGAATATGAAAATTTGGATAAAGTTTCTTATCGGCTGTACGCTCGGCATTCTTTTGGCTTTGTTTTTGCCCTTCGAACACATTCAACTCAAAGCTTTTTTTAAATTTTGCGCGGAACTTACCGTAAGAATGGGACGGTATTTTTTGCTGCCCGTTCTTTTTTTCAACATGACAATCGCCGTAACCAAGCTGCGCGACACGCGGAAACTGCTGCGCACCGGTCTTTTTACCCTCATAACCGGAGCGGGAATTACGCTTATAACGACTTTAATCGGCATCGTTTCCGCCCTTATCATAAAACTGCCGCGCATTCCCATTTCGGTTGAAAAACTGTCCGAACCGATAAGCCTGAATCTTTCCGAGCATTTTTTATCCTTATTTCCGTACAACGGCGTCGGTGCGCTTTTTGACGGCGCTTTTTTGTTGCCCGTTTTTGTTTTAGCCGGATTTTTGGGTGCGGGCTTCGCATCCGACAGCATCAGAGCAAAGCCCGCCTTTACTCTGTTCGATTCGCTTTCCAGAATCAGCTACGCCGTGTTAAGTTTTTTTACGGACTTAATCGCAATCGGCATCATCGCCGTATCGTGCATGTGGGCGCTGACTTTTTTTGAAACCCTCGCGTCGGGAACTTTTACCGGGTTATTCCTTTTATTGATTGCGGATACCGTCATCATTATCGCAGGCCTTTTGCCCGTACTTTTGCGCTTTTTGTGCCGCGAAAATCACCCGTATAAGGTTTTGTTTGCCGGTATTGCGCCGATTATCGGGGCTTTGTTTTCGGGCGACGTAAATTTCAGCCTTGCGCTGAACCTTCGGCACGCAAAAGACAGTTTGGGCATCCGGCGCAGAATCGGAGCGGTAAGCATGCCGATTTTTTCCGTTTTTGCCCGCGGCGGAACGGCCATGGTTATCGCCGTATCTTTTATCGTCGTTCTGCGCTCCTACTCCAGCCTCGGCATCTTTTTCAGCGACATTCTGTGGCTCACGGGGCTGTCGTTCGGCATTTCGTTTTGCTTAGGCTCTTTTCCGACCGGCGGCGCGTTCGCGGCTCTTACGATTTTATGTACCGTCTACGGGCGCGGCTTTGAAGCCGGTTATTTGCTGCTCAAGCCCGCCGCTGCCGTTATCTGCGCCTTTGCCGCCGCAATAGACACGGCTATATCGCTGTTTGCAACCTACTATGTCGCCTCGCGCGAAAAGATGGTTATCCATAAAGAATTGAAGCAGTATGTTTAATCCGTCTCCAGCATTATCGTAAACGGACCGTCGTTGACGAGCGAAACTTTCATATCGGCACCGAAAATGCCGTGAGCAACCTTTGCAAAGCGGCTTTCGCAGCACGACAAAAAATATTCATATATGCTTTTTGCATAAGCAGGCTCGGCGGCGTTTTCAAAGCCCGGCCGGTTGCCGCGCTTACAGTCCGCATACAGCGTAAACTGCGAAACCACAAGCAGTTCTCCGCCTACGTCTTCTATCGATAAATTGGTCTTTCCGTTTTCGTCTTCAAAAATACGCAGTTTTCGGATTTTTTCCGCCGTTTTTTCGGCAATTTCTTTTGTGTCCGCATGGGTTACGCCTAAAAAAACAAGAAATCCGCGCGAAATTGAAGCGCAGCATTCACCGTCAACACAAACGGAAGCCGAAAGAACACGCTGAATTAATGCTTTCATTATACGATAATGCCCTTTGTTGAAGGAATCGCGTTTCCGCGCCGGCTGTCCGGGGCAACGGCGTCGCGGATCGCGCGCGAAGCGGCTTTAAACAGCGCTTCCATTTTATGATGGTCGCTTCTGCCGCGCAGCGCATCAAGGTGCAAAGAACACTTTGCCGTGCTTACAAAGCCCTGCCAAAAATCTTCAAAACAATCGGTTTGAAACAGCGTTTCCTTTCCGTT is a window encoding:
- a CDS encoding DNA repair helicase XPB, whose amino-acid sequence is MQNSNPLIVQGDKTLLLDIHAPLANECRRALIPFAELERSPEHLHTYRLTPLSLWNAASAGFSPDYAVDVLKTYSRFDVPQPIIVWIRETASRFGKLRLLPDPLSGSEGEDTLILETQSLAVYRELEANKKLLKYLQPLSDACATAKTENSEKTTGGRPPVFAFKLLLTDRGTIKEELLKTGWPVKDEVPLREGEGLSFSLRERTLSGKDFTFREYQKEAAASFWGNGGPGTGFGTIVLPCGSGKTIVGMLLMEKLQTSTLIVTANISSVHQWISELLDKTDLSPDQIGEYSGENKEIKPVTVATYQVLTWRPKKEGAYPHFKLFRERSWGLIIYDEVHLLPAPVFRVTAELQAVRRVGLTATLVREDGCEGLVFSLVGPKRYDVPWKELESAGWIAGAECIEFRVDMDKGKELDYAVAALRQKHRIAGENPVKIPIVCELVRRFSEDKILIIGQYLDQLFKIADVLKVPLITGKTPVRERDAVYDAFRKGKERVLVVSKVANFAIDLPDASMAIQVSGTFGSRQEEAQRLGRILRPKTRTARFITLISAGTQEEDFGANRQKFLAEQGYSYRLVRTIEECIGEAAAGTADAARAVGGGMQ
- a CDS encoding MgtC/SapB family protein, producing MRIFLSFIAGGILGWERKHRQQFVGMRTLILISVSSTLLMLLSVYTARLSENPARGDPARIAAQVVSGIGFLGAGTILRQGLNIKGLTSSAIIWSSAALGLAIGAGFVIPAYTALFLYVFALIFLEKVEEKYFPAERAKHLNLVFENKRVDLDALSKLIHANGLIIMTTDVTRILGQKHLSISFSVRVPPSLDIFSLTDKIKQLGRLEEFSLTD
- a CDS encoding SGNH/GDSL hydrolase family protein, giving the protein MRFISLTEFSGALSNRLHISGRTGCSPDGSPFLNPLTLFWTASGIECAVTEAELYADIECDYKYYRPWISVWINGKRTARFAPEKGRSRICLVRSPAPLTRIQILKESQAMAGDSAHRFCIHGFCTNSEKSIPDIFMPLEPKKYLFECIGDSLTCGEGLEDPVPGKEWNPAWQGTRNHFAMILSQRFNADISIIAQSGWGLLCGWNNDPHCTIPPLYRFVCSLAKGAANRKAGASQAWDFSRRKTDAVIINLGSNDEYAFRAAPWEDPASGKTYKLHGDADYARLKAAAKNFIGEIRRHNPQALIIWCYGMFLTGCMDLFRSAVEEFRAENADDKVRFIELSPMDDTTAGAQKHPGPLCHKEAADLLTAVLLKKGFKQTPKIGAPLF
- the dtd gene encoding D-aminoacyl-tRNA deacylase, which codes for MKALIQRVLSASVCVDGECCASISRGFLVFLGVTHADTKEIAEKTAEKIRKLRIFEDENGKTNLSIEDVGGELLVVSQFTLYADCKRGNRPGFENAAEPAYAKSIYEYFLSCCESRFAKVAHGIFGADMKVSLVNDGPFTIMLETD
- a CDS encoding dicarboxylate/amino acid:cation symporter, which gives rise to MKIWIKFLIGCTLGILLALFLPFEHIQLKAFFKFCAELTVRMGRYFLLPVLFFNMTIAVTKLRDTRKLLRTGLFTLITGAGITLITTLIGIVSALIIKLPRIPISVEKLSEPISLNLSEHFLSLFPYNGVGALFDGAFLLPVFVLAGFLGAGFASDSIRAKPAFTLFDSLSRISYAVLSFFTDLIAIGIIAVSCMWALTFFETLASGTFTGLFLLLIADTVIIIAGLLPVLLRFLCRENHPYKVLFAGIAPIIGALFSGDVNFSLALNLRHAKDSLGIRRRIGAVSMPIFSVFARGGTAMVIAVSFIVVLRSYSSLGIFFSDILWLTGLSFGISFCLGSFPTGGAFAALTILCTVYGRGFEAGYLLLKPAAAVICAFAAAIDTAISLFATYYVASREKMVIHKELKQYV
- a CDS encoding HAD family hydrolase; translation: MKVQAVLFDLDGVIINSGADIALSVNAALEAFGYKTLPEDVLVSFVGDGAKKLLIRALEYQNADAANMKNFQELFEWYVDWYRKNPVNKTVLYPGMYELLETLKEKSVYAAVVSNKPLSVAQTILAHFKIGGFFDAVIGPERLSKIKPDPEGLALAVSDIEKKRGVCLERSRIVMVGDSASDIQAGRAFGCITCAVTEGLGNREKLLEEKADIVVPYAGDLKNSGLFSA